The Rosa rugosa chromosome 1, drRosRugo1.1, whole genome shotgun sequence genomic sequence gatcgaaaagtgaccctaaaccctaaccttgctctggataggatctgtatatatatatatatatatatatatatatatatatacacatacactattattaagagaaaagaCTTTGTTAGCTAAAGTTAGTGTGAAAAGACAATAAAATCCTTAGACCTTATATTAATTTTAGATAATTTTTAATAATTGAGTGGTAGTATGGTAAatggaaaaattaaaaattatgtaaaaaataaaataaataattttcagATAGTTAACTACCTATATCTCTGCAATAACCACACACAATTTCAAATaactttccttttttcttttcaaataacttctattttttttctcaatataataattataaaaatggagcttctattcatacctccaaatttggcatttggacctccctacttaatagacctccaacttacttttacaaataaccaatttgctatctacacctctctaattttcctataatgcccctcgtccaataaaatcaataaaagacctttttttcttttttttagattctattcatactttAAAAAATCAGTAGTTGGATCTCTttcagtttttgaagatttggaattgtagcaattttttttttttttttttttgaagttcatcctccatataCGAGTAACAGAGGTGCTAGCAttttttcaatgaattgtcgACTCTTGGTTAGCGTAGGCAACAATACCGTGTTTGCTCATCATCTCGTATAAATATGTTTTATaagtattattttcattgcatttaggtgTCATTGTCCCTAAACTGATTCTCTCCTACTTGTTTCCATAGCAGCTTGAAATGAACATGCATGgtctttttgttttagatatTATGAGATAGTGGaggaaattacaataatcaacCATGAGTCTAGTGCATTCTCCATAGATTTATATCAGATGGTcgaatttttcatcatatctaTAGAATAGTTCCACATAAAATTGCTCTGCACTGATGATGTGCGGGAAGATCTTGTGGACAACTACCCATTGCTGCGTTTGTCATATAAACGTGCTGGAGTACTGCTTTTTGTCGCCGCTCGTTCACATGTTTGATTGCATTAAGAATGAGTAGGGCATCATTAACTGAGGTGACTTTGTATTTCTCATTTTCTAtccttttactttttatttttttatagcaCAGTGATAGATCTTGTAAATTGTCACCTATGTGAGCAAGGAAGTCTATCACTTTACGAAGGCAAagtcaaattcagaaaattttgacttcAATGGTAAATAACATTTGGAGatatatattttagggtttacaTTAGAAGAgaaaatttttcccaagttgaagactattactgttcgtagagataagaagagattttttttcccttatttgtgtctttattggtaatttgacatgagttgacaaagtcaactattacttGGAAAAAGTGAGAGGTCTAAATActaattttagaggtatgaatagaagctcccttatAAAAATTTTACACATGCTCTAGCAGAAaactagtatatatataatctaAGGCTTGAGGGTATACATTGAGATTAGGTGACAAACTTGGTCTTGGTCAATTTGAGATAGGAATCTCTAATTGCAGTCATCTTGTTCACAACCACATTCATGAGAATGCGCTCACTTGGTGATACTGTAGAGCATGAGAGACCAATCTGCATCACTGAAATCAAGCATTCTTCCAATCTTCTTTCTTTGACTAGGCCTTTATCCTTATACCCGGCTATCGGCCTTTCTTGTATGTCATTGCTGTATGTGTCATCACCGTCATTATCCTCATCTGTTTCCGGGAGCAATGGAGTGTCAACGATGTCCATGACATGGTCAGGGAAAGCCATGGCTGTGAACTGGTGAATGCTTAGACCATCTTTGAACATGTCGTCTGTAGGCCTTTTCCCTGTGAACATTTCTAGCAATAGAATCCCATAGCTATAGATATCTCCCAGAATGGAAACTTGACATCCCATGCCATATTCTGCATTTAAAACACACATTAGGATGTCATAGTCAAATAACGTTTGATCTTTAGATTGTTTGTTTGGATTTTGCTTCTACAACTTCCAGCAATAATATTGAGGCAGTTATCTTTGTGATCAATAAGCTATTAGGAAtagaaaaaaatcaaaaataataataacttatACCTGGAGGAATGTAGCCAATGGAACCCTTTAGCCTAGCTGACATGGTCTGACTTTTGGAATGATTATTTGATGCTTCAAAGGGAAAGCTTGCTAAACCAAAGTCACCAACATGGGCTACCATGTCCGCATCGAGAAGGACATTGCTTGGCTTTAGATCACAATGAACAATGGATAATTCACAATCGTCATGTAGATAATCTAATGCACAAGCAACATCAATTGCAATATTGAGCCTTTGGATAAGGCTCAATTTCTTACTTTGAGATTGCTCATTATCTCTGGGATGCAGCCAAGAGTCAAGACTTCCATTTTCCATGAACTCGAAAACTAGACTTTTGAAGTCATTTCCCTGATTATCAATGCTTGAGCAGGCAGTTATTATCTTAAGAAGATTGCGGTGCCTTATGCTTCTTAGAGCTCTGCATTCATCAATGAAACTCTTCGAAGCTCCTTGTTGTTGAAGGTTTAATACCTTAACAGCAACCACCATTCCATTACTACTGAGTAATCCTTTGTATACAGAACCAAAACTTCCCGAACCAATCAGGTTGTCCACAGAAAACCCGTTAGTTGAGTCGACAATTTCCGAGTAAGAGATACTTGGATATGAATCATTATGAGAAGATGAAACCAAAGGTCCATCTATCGACTTTTTCGACATTGAACGGGCAGCAACCAAGCAGGAAAGAGCAATTATTAAAGCAATTGCACTAGTCAAAGGGATTATCACTTCTGGGGCAAGTAGGGCTCGCAATGAATGAGGCTTTCTGCTGGAACATGCAGGTAGAACTAATTCTGGAATTCCTCCACAGAGCTTATCATTTCCGAGCACGGAGATACCAGTTGCATTGGAGAAGATTCCTTCTTTAGGCAATTCACCCTCAAAATCATTGTAAGAAAGGTTGAGATACTTGAGAGCTCGAAACTTGCCTAAAAATTCAGGAAGCTTGCCAGATAAGTTATTGCGTGAAATATCCAACTCTTCCAAGCCTCTCAGCTTTTCCATAGACTGAGGAATATGTCCACTGAATTCATTACCTTCTAAAAGCAGGAGTCCCAAACTAATACAACTGCCGAGGGTCTCGGGGATTTCACCCGATAACTTGTTTCCTGATATGTCTAGCTCTGCGAGATGTACCAAACCACCCACTTCAGATGGAAGTGAACCAGTCAAAGAGTTGTTAGACATGGTCAAAGAAATCGAAAGGGATTTAATCGCCATTAGCTCTCTTGGTATGGTGCCATTTAGATTGTTACTAGAAAGGTTGAGTATCAATAGATTTTGGCAGTTCCCAAGTCTTGGAGGTATGCTTCCCTGAAACCTATTCCCCTCCATGAAGAGCCTTGTCACTGAAGTCAAGTTACCTAGGGAGGATGGGATTGGCCCTGAAAATCTGTTCAGATTCAGATATAGACCCTCTAACTTGTTAAGCTTCCCGATCATATCAGGGAGACTACCGGATATCTGGTTTTGTTCCATTCCCAGATTTTTCAAGTTTACCAGATTCCCAATGCCAGTAGGAAGGGCTCCATATATCAAATTGCCTCCCATTGTAAATATCCTCAGCTGGGTTGATAGGTTGGCTATAGATTCTGGCAATTCTCCTCCAAGATGATTACGGCTAAAACTCAGCACCTTAAGATTGGTGCAATTAGCCAGGAAACTGAGAGAAGTAAGGTCACCAGCTTTCTCACTTCCCAGTGAATTGTCATCAAAGTTTACTCTCTCTAAACTTCCCAAGCTTCCAAAATACTCGGCAGGGAGCTTACCGGTAAGACCATTTTCAGCAAAATCAAGAAGCCGGAGTCTAGAAGCATTTGACAATGATACAGGAATATTTCCTGTGAAATTGTTGACACCACCAACAAAAACTTCGAGATTAGGAAGAGTTATGCCAACATTTGGTGGCAACTCTCCATGCAGGTGGTTGGAAGCGACATTGAAGGTGTATAATGAGGAAATATTGTAGATTGAAGAAGGAACTATACCAGAAAGCTTATTATCTGCAAGTACGAATCTTCTCAAACTTGTTAGACCCCCTAGCTCACTGGGTATGCTTCCTTGGAGATTGTTCTTACCAAAAGAAAATGCATACAAAGAAGAAAAGTTTCCTAACCAAGCTGGGACACTTCCTGTGAGGATGTTAGTATCAAGCCATAGATGAGTCAACTCAAACAGTGAACTGAGTTGGTCTGGAATTGGCCCCGTAAGTCCATTGTCACCAAGATCGAGCACTCTTAGTTGGGAACAGTGAGATATATTAGTTGGAATATTCCCCCGCAAGGAATTGGTGGCCAGGTTGAGCTGTTGCAAGTGCAGTAGACGCCCCAATTGTTGAGGAATTCCACCACGAAATTTGTTGTCTGTGAGGTTGAGTTGAGTAAGATAAGTAAGATTTCCTATTGAAGGAGATATGGAGCCTTCCAGTTCTTGAGACTCCAGGTCCAGAATGATGACTCGATTGTTGGAAGGGTTGCATGTAACGCCTACCCAACTGCAGAAATGGATGGAATTATTCCATGAGCTCATGATATGGCGAGGATCTTTAATGATTCTTCTCTTGAAGTCTAGTAATGCCAGGAGATCGGATTCATTTCCTAAAGTGGGCGGTGTTGCAGATTCCAGAACTGTGTTCATGCATAAAACGATGAACACAGGAAGGAGTTTGTGCAAAAACCACCTACAATTTGATAGTGAATCCTCCATCATGTGCTAATTGCTGGTTTCACACAAGGAACAAATGAAACTTCTTGGTTTCGTATGAATGGGAAGTATACAAAAGAAGTGATCTTATACCAAAATGGCAATTGCAAGAATGGGACTACGGTGGTAATGACGTAGTAACTACTTGGAGATAGATGACAACAAGGTCTATAGATGGATGCTACTGACTGAACGATCGATGTAGATTTTTCTTTGATCGGTGTGGAAATTCTAAAGATTTGGTTGGGAAGCACCGACTACTTGAATTATCTTCAATCTACTGGCCTACCACTCTGGTCCAATACTTAAATTTTCAATATGAAGATCAGAGGTCTAGCTGGGAATTGGGAAGCCTAAGAAAGATACGTGTCCTACAACATGAATGATACTAAAGACTTTTAGCAAGTTGAGATGGTGAAATTAATGTTCTGAAACCACTTGGCTGTGGAGCGGATAtgagagcaagttcacccgttgagcttgaccggtcaagactattcactgcttttttgcCTTATATTTCCACTATTGAGCTTGAccagtcagatactgttcacaaaatgCCACGACTAGTCAAGTTTTTAGTCGAGTTCTTGACTAAAAACTTGACTAGTCGTGacattttgtgaacagtatctgactggTCAAGCTTAATAGTAGAAATACAAGGcaaaaaaacagtgaatagtcttgcccggtcaagctcaacgggtggacttgctccgAGACTTCAAAGACGAGCACGAGGCGCTAGGCAGTAATTTAGATCCTCCCGCTACCACAAAAGTGGGCTTACCACATCATTGTGTGAGATGGGTCAGCGGGGACCAATGATTGGTGACTATTCTCAATAACAACGACTTAGACACTAAAATATGGGTTGGTTTCTTTTGCTGGCGTGACCGACACAAGAAACTCACCAATCAGTGAGCCTAATTGTGGGTCCCAGCAAACTTCTTTGCtatataattattatttaataTATCAATGTCATTTGTGACTCATAATCAATGTTTTAAAAGACTGAGgctgttaaacagcgacaagcgtggcccgtggcccaccattgtaccgatactgtcccaacttaaccacccgttaggtgttgggttttaatcacaaaaggtctcggtacaattgggtaagagccacccacttataagttatattttatttgtcacttttccaatgtgggatctttcctctccaacacgccccctcacgtgcaacctagctctaggtctgcacgtgaaattcattcatccaattcccatattggaaattgggacacaagtctcatattggagacttggtcaatacaatccaaggcccacattggacacttggtaatttcatttcaatggcaatacaaggaaccccaatttgggctcatgatacgtgcctacgtggagacgcaattggagagggacccgctctgataccatgttaaacagcgacaagcgtggcccgtggcccaccattgtaccgatactgtcccaacttaaccacccgttaggtgttgggttttaatcacaaaaggcctcggtacaattgggtaagagccacccacttataagttatattttatttgtcacttttccaatgtgggatatttcctctccaacagaGGCGTAGCCGAGGCGTTTTCGGGAGAGCCTCAAGAAGGCGTTCGCCTTGAGGcataaggcgtaagccttacgtATAAATTAGTTGTATTTATGTATATAACTAGTCTTATATATAGAACATGTATTGTAACCAAAAACTAAAATTTGACAACCAAAATCAGACTACTCCCTCCCAATTACACAATGAAACTCAGAAACCAATCACACAGACTGAAAAAACAGAAGTTGGGAATTGTTTACATACAATTCTGATGGTAATGGCTCAAAGCTTAAAAGCTGATTATCAGCATCATTGTTACTGGCTTCACTAAGATCCCTCAATCTTCTCCTTGAAGGAGTCTTGTCTATGCAGCCACATCATGTGCCCCTGAAACTCACAAAACAAACATAACCGTCACGTCACAACACAAACATAACTGTCAATTTCTCTATAAGATAATAACAGAAGCTATACCAGAAGCTAATTATCAGTGATTAGTACTCTAGCCAGCCTCACTATACTTGAAGGTGTTTGATCTGCCATTCAAGGAACATTACTGCAATAAGTAGAAACTTAATTGAGAAAGCAATTCTGCTAGAGGTAAAGCCAGCAACTTTGGCCATAATGAAACACCACTCCTTTGTTTTGATTACAAAATGATTACCAGAAACACATGATAATCCCAGATTGCTGTCATATGTGAGTAATATGACCAAAGCACATGATAATCCCCAACACTATGGTCTGCATATTCTGGAAACCTTGCCAATACTCATGTTCTTTCCCTCATTTAGTATCAATTGCTATCACTGCACCGATTGCTATCATACATGATTTccattcatttatgttattATCATAATCTCACATTCCCAGTTGCACCAAAGTGATTAATTGAACAAGAAAACAGAACATTTGCTGCAAATCGGATTCATCAGCAAGATCGAGGAAATCAAATTCATACCTTAAATCCTTTGctgaaaatccgattccaactCTCCAAGTGAGAAAATCTCTTGCTCCAAGTGTGAAAAAAAGCCTCATTTAGAGCCAAATCCTTGAGAAAACTCATGGGCTCTTGATGATTTTATCAAATTTGTTGCCTGGGAATTGGGATTTGGAAGTGAAAGAGTCGGAGTTTTGATGGAGGAGGCTGAAGGAATCGAAAATGACTTCAGCTTGAGACCTGAAGGAGTTTTAACTCTCAAAacaccaaaacgacgtcgtttttggtgaaaaaaaaaacaaaacaaaaaaatctcaGGCATTCGCTTTAGACGCCTTAAGGCGCGCTTTGGCTGCCTTGTCCGCCTCTGCGCCTCacctgcaaaacacactcattTTCTACAGCGCCTCGCGCTTTCTAAGCCTTAAGGCGCGCCTGAGGCGCGCTATTTAATACATTGCTCATAATTCATATAATTAAAGTTgtgttgtaaatatttgtggataatcatgtaaatagatgttgagtaataggtgcctatccctatagattggtgattgataggttgttgtttggctccaattttgctgtagctggtcaacagtctcttttctgcacgggcgtgccagcaccgtttgggtgcggtcgtcgggggtgtcctttgacctgacttctttcaagcgattgtggacgaggagagcaccaacctcgtcgtgggattctttgtgcctcgtggcgaggacttttgctgagcttcttcaaaatcacaatcgatactcgatgtttgtagatcgagcagagcgagaactactaggaagtgaggagaacttgctaaagcgtgactttagcttggctggaaggTTTGGTAGCACTAACAATCGGCTCgggaggagactaggactgaagtatgactaccggtaagagaaggagagggctTCTCTagagaggctttgataatcttagagattgttgttgtgaattgcGTGTTttgaagagtgaattgtaacctctatttataagctaccatgccaaggtgtttagcattaaacaaatgatagtggagcattaattggagataagaaatgatgaattttagagataaggagataagaagGCATAATTgaagataaggaatgatgaattttggagataaggaaccactttctgctcctttattccttcaattttatctccatcaagcactcaattgttgaccgtgacttcttcataaaaaatgttccactatgagtgtagatcacccagatacattttcagagcttttcatatagtggttgggccgaaaacgctgctgtacctcttacaggtccagtttccaagcctttctagacaaggaaattccttcaatcttatctccatcaagaactCATTTtctgaccgtgacttcttcataagaaatgttccactatgagtgtagatcacccagATAAATTTTCGgagcttttgatatagtggttgagccgaaaacgctgctggaccttttacaggtccagtttccaagcctttctagacaaggaaattggactgattgtttgaaggccttccactcacttttagctctggcactcttcataagaaatgatccttgggctttctagatttaatctggaaggtttcagctcatttcaatttcttttggttagtctgccgcctctccttccttgtttagctcggtttctcctagccgaagtaggaaaatgtgctaaagttaacttttcatgctttcatgctttcatgcttccatgcttccatagtaggctttatttagcctctaaatatatatttcgaacttgtcgacaatatatagcttgagccactgagaTTGGcttaatttctccaagacgtgccttgtcaagTCAAAacgctcattttgggtccaaacattgccccccagacctcgaagtcaaaggtcttcgtcttgattgaagaggtcttgaatcagcactactcttataatgttgtcgctccaaaaccacttgtattggcttgactgtttccatataggcctctaaataggccataaagcttgaatgccgtaATTTGAAATGTCTTTGTCATGAACTgtcgcttcctttgccaactttattgccccccatggatctagcgaaacttgggtaggttgtaggcaatcaaaactttagcgtgccccccatgcgaaggagactgcttttgatcgcgaatgaggatccttctcttccttggtggtagcttcgccatgtgtatagcaacaaatatttgccttgtttgctggctctctgttgattttctcaaatgtaggtgttggagccgctttcctggctagatcaagacctatagtacttggcgaaataagatgcaaaatagcaaactgtttgctttcatttaatccttcgcgagtcttatgccaaagaggatgattggatcatggctatcgtcatcatgacgtgtgaccaagtgaaaccaccatattttgctgcaactttagcatctaaaaccgcatcggttttaatcatgttttatttaaaaaacatcaggccactatgctggccctgcggtggtaggaaaaggtggaatatcttcactgtcgccttagatgcgattctccagatggaataatgactcattaattatcaactagggccactcactggcccagctaataaattaatctccaaacatatttgagctataaatcaaggcgtattggagaagtatcttcactgtcgccttagatgcgattctcaagattgAATAATGgctcattaattattaactagggccactcactggcccagctaataaactaatctccaaacatatttgagctataaatcaaggcgtaatggagaagtgttcctcataacccagaaatggcatccaagaaaccattcgttatcgatcaggcagatgaaatcactgagaaagccgcattcacctggcggactaacatgagtgttcgatgtagaagtcagaccggagaggagagaagtcgactgatgggctttggtggcggcgataatcaagcgagtctgggtcccacacctcgcgatcgtttgccagatgatgctatggcctattatgcg encodes the following:
- the LOC133739209 gene encoding probable LRR receptor-like serine/threonine-protein kinase At3g47570; its protein translation is MMEDSLSNCRWFLHKLLPVFIVLCMNTVLESATPPTLGNESDLLALLDFKRRIIKDPRHIMSSWNNSIHFCSWVGVTCNPSNNRVIILDLESQELEGSISPSIGNLTYLTQLNLTDNKFRGGIPQQLGRLLHLQQLNLATNSLRGNIPTNISHCSQLRVLDLGDNGLTGPIPDQLSSLFELTHLWLDTNILTGSVPAWLGNFSSLYAFSFGKNNLQGSIPSELGGLTSLRRFVLADNKLSGIVPSSIYNISSLYTFNVASNHLHGELPPNVGITLPNLEVFVGGVNNFTGNIPVSLSNASRLRLLDFAENGLTGKLPAEYFGSLGSLERVNFDDNSLGSEKAGDLTSLSFLANCTNLKVLSFSRNHLGGELPESIANLSTQLRIFTMGGNLIYGALPTGIGNLVNLKNLGMEQNQISGSLPDMIGKLNKLEGLYLNLNRFSGPIPSSLGNLTSVTRLFMEGNRFQGSIPPRLGNCQNLLILNLSSNNLNGTIPRELMAIKSLSISLTMSNNSLTGSLPSEVGGLVHLAELDISGNKLSGEIPETLGSCISLGLLLLEGNEFSGHIPQSMEKLRGLEELDISRNNLSGKLPEFLGKFRALKYLNLSYNDFEGELPKEGIFSNATGISVLGNDKLCGGIPELVLPACSSRKPHSLRALLAPEVIIPLTSAIALIIALSCLVAARSMSKKSIDGPLVSSSHNDSYPSISYSEIVDSTNGFSVDNLIGSGSFGSVYKGLLSSNGMVVAVKVLNLQQQGASKSFIDECRALRSIRHRNLLKIITACSSIDNQGNDFKSLVFEFMENGSLDSWLHPRDNEQSQSKKLSLIQRLNIAIDVACALDYLHDDCELSIVHCDLKPSNVLLDADMVAHVGDFGLASFPFEASNNHSKSQTMSARLKGSIGYIPPEYGMGCQVSILGDIYSYGILLLEMFTGKRPTDDMFKDGLSIHQFTAMAFPDHVMDIVDTPLLPETDEDNDGDDTYSNDIQERPIAGYKDKGLVKERRLEECLISVMQIGLSCSTVSPSERILMNVVVNKMTAIRDSYLKLTKTKFVT